The Paroedura picta isolate Pp20150507F chromosome 2, Ppicta_v3.0, whole genome shotgun sequence sequence TTGCTCAGTTATCAGAAGTGTCTCCCTTTTTCCTCAGGTGAATATGAAGCAAAAATTACAAACATCAAAAGGGGACTATCTACTGGTTCTCTCCCCCAGTTAATAAAAGTAGAGAACCTAAATACTAATTTCGTATTTTCAAAATGCACCTAAGGAAGCATAAAAGAGATGTAATTATATTTTGTCATCACCTAAACAtttatgagagcctcttgtggcgcagagtggtaaggcagccgcctgaaagctttgcccatgaggttgggagttcaatcccagcagccggctcaaggttgactcagccttccatccttccgaggtcggtaaaatgagtacccagcttgctgctggggggtaaacggtaatgactggggaaggcactggcaagccaccccgtattgagtctgccatgaaaacgctagagggcgtcaccccaagggtcagacatgactcggtgcttgcacaggggatacctttacctttacctttaaacatttaTGGCGACTGCTGTCATTAGCAGAATTAATGTTTAGCATAAAAAATCCTTTTTTGGGGGACAtagtatttaaattttttaattaaaagcatTTAGCTTGTTTCTGACAAATACAGTTTTGGCAATGCTTTTCACTTTTGTAATTCCACCGTCCTTTCCTGCTTCAAGGATTTTGCTGTGCAGCTGTCCCTCAGGTAGGGCCTCCTAGCAAGGTGTGAGGCAATGAGTCATTGTGTTGCTTTGGTGACAGCTATTAGCATATACATTCAAGTACTTGGGAGTTTGACGGTCCAACTCTCCAGCCCTCTCCCTTGCTGCCAGCTGCAAGGCTGCAACTATGTCCTGACTCACAGAGGGCAGTCACAATGGCTGAAATATTGGGGTAAATTCTATGATGGATGACATTTCTCTACCAGATATTCGTTTTCCTCCCCATAGGTCCTTACCACAAAGGCATCTGTGTGCTCATCTGCCTCTATCTCTACGTCATCTTGTACCTGTTCCACCGTCAGGTCTTCTAGGCGCTGAGGCTGGAAATTAACAAATGAAAACAAACGTGACTGTCTAGCTCTATTCCTTCGTTTTATTACGGCAGCTACTTTAATTCTCAAAGTGGACACCAAGGTGAAATACCTTTTCTTCCATTTCATAATCCACTCCAAATATAGGATTAACGGAATAGACTTTATGCAGTGAATTTATTTCCTTTGCTGCTTCCTGTAGTTTTTCAGGTGGGTCGATCTTAAATCCAAGGACGTACCCTCCGGTCTACAAAACAGTAATGTATGTTACAACAAAAGATATCCAACCATAGGATTATCCAAATACAGTAAATACAGTGGGTTTTGTAGCAGGAAGGTATTTTAGGATCTTTCACAATACGTTTGTTAAAGGGCTAATATTTTAATGCCAGTATAATAACAAATGACTCCAAAAAATCCTGGTTTAAAGCTATTTTTACATAATCCTCTTGTCTTAGAAAAAGTACTGAGCAATGATGCTTTCTAACCTGTTCTTGTGAGGAGATTTATTTTGAAATATCCGTACTCAAGAGAACTACTCATGAGCTAACCATCTCAAGTCTAAACTTTCACTGGAAAAGGCACTCAAAAATAGCATGTGACCAAGCTGACCTGCTGGTGTTTCATTCAGGGACCTGATGAATCACCTGGTGTTCATTTATCATGGTCATTATTCAGGATAATCCACATCCGTCATGCCATGAGGACATCCTAATCAAGAAAGCCTTGAGGCTAAATGTCACGAACTGCAGGTGCTTCATTCAAGAAACAGTTCACTGGCGTTTCAAATGGAGCCAAAGAGCTCCAGGAAATGAAATACGCTGCTAGGGTCCTCTTACCGTCTGAGAGCTTTCGATGACGAGTGCCAAACCAAATCTCGAATCTCTGATCTTTACTGAGCGCTGAGGCCAAAGTGAAAACAAGagggaacatttttaaaacaataagaaGCGCCATTCAAATAGTATCCTTATAAAAACTAGAATATGATTTTCTGAATTATAAATCTTTGCAAATAACATGATTATTTTAGTTGTAAACATATACCCTTTTAGCAGAAAAGGACATTGTCCAAAGCAGGAAAAGCACACAGAAAGACTATGGTTTGTGAACTGTAATGAAAAGCCACGTGCCTATGATCAGAAGCAACTATAGGGCAGCATTTTAAGTTTTATGGACATCAAATAAAACGACTTAACCTTTTAAAGAGAGTTGGTGTACTGCGATGGTTAAGGATGAACTATGAGTCAAAGTCTCAAGTTCAGCTTGGGGGATGATAGTACTGGCTCATGCAAAGATGCATGTGAAGCCAAAATATGTTTAGGATATTgttgcaaatatatttttattcagaATAACCCAACTGCTGATTTGGGAGAAGGAATGCCTTTGAAACTCTTCACAACCCTACCACCCAAATCTGGCAGAAAATCACTACTCCACCAGCTTCATCATAATACATGATGGCCTGTCTAGTCAGGCAACATTTAATGAGTCATCTGTATCAGATCTATTCAGAATGCGACCCAGGTCATTCAGTGTGGCTTATTCTCAAGAAGAATTCTTAACATTGCCCTGTAACTAATCTACTCCTCACAGGCGAGTCATTCAAAAAGAGATGTGTACAGAAGATACACAAGCACCCAGAAGCCTTTTATCCCGGTGACTGATCCGAGGCCGTTACAGTAACTGAAGCCAaggtgaaaataaatattttcccattCCCCACCACAACTCAGCAGACAGAACCTACATTTCAACTTCTAGAGGAGGTACCACGCATTGCTTATGATAACACTGTCAAATTTAGATTCATATTTATAAATCTCTACCAGAGAAGCCATAGTTTTTTTCATAGAGAGAACGCATAATTTTAGAAGTAATTTATATCATATTCATATTAACAGCTCAATGTTTGTCATGTTAGGGTACTTACAATTTGTAGATATGGTATGCTGACATTAAAACTGTCGTTCATATTAGCGTGCCAAACTATTCTCACGTTTGTAATGAAAAAGGTACCCAGATTTCCCTAGAAGCAAAAGAAGAGAAGTAAAAACTTATTTGGATCCGTCATCGCATCGGCCTCATCCATCCATTTGTATTTAAATAAAACTTGATTCAGAAAATAGCGAAGCAGCCATTTAAATAGAAACAAACTCACTGGGTAAATCCCAACATCCCTGTAGAGAAAACCCTAATATTCCTAtggagttcttttaaaaaatatcttaaaatattttacatcttCTTATATATTCTCAAGGCGGCTCATATCATGTATCgctgactagttttaatgtaaaccgccctgagccttcggggagggcggtatataaatctaaataaataaataaataaataaataaataaataaataaataaataaataaataaataaataaataaataaaattttacgAGCAAAATGATCAACACAACTGAAAATGGTCTCCTTCTATTGATGGAAACGGATAGGCCACATTCCAACACAAGGGACAACAAAGGAAGGCTTAGCTGTAAATAATGTTAAATAAGGTTAGCTGTAAATAATGCCTGTGAGGAATAATGTCTGAAGGGCCAGCTCTACAGTCACTCCTATGGGAGCAAATCAAGAAAACTCTAGAACTCTAGGCCAAATGCTCATGCTCAAATATGCTTCTCGAGGGAGGATGTCGTTCTTCTATACCTGCTCCAAGGCACATTAGTACAACGAGCACTTCCAAAGAGAAAGGACAGAGAggctggcagcagggagggttGTAGAAACTTGAAATAAACGTTTCTGCtactaaggtaaaaggtaaaggtatcccctgtgcaagcaccgagtcatgtctgacccttggggtgacgccctctagcgttttcatgccagactctatacggggtggtttgccagtgccttccccagtcattaccgtttaccccccagcaagctgggtactcattttaccgacctcggaaggatggaaggctgagtcaaccttgagctggctgctgggattgaactcccagcctcatgggcaaagctttcagacggctgccttaccactctgcgccacaagaggctcataaaggtaaaggtatcccctgcgcaagcaccgagtcatgtctgacccttggggtgacaccctccattattttcatggcagactcaatacggggtggtttgccagtgccttccccagtcattaccgtttaccccccaggaagctgggtactcattctgcTACTGGTTATGATAAAACTATAAGAAACAAGAAAACCAAAGTATTTAAGTAGACTGCATTTGAATATTATCAAGATTGTAAAATATTGACACTATTTGGGACTGACAAAATAGAACAGAAGAGTTCAAAAAATGTCTCATGCATAAGATATGATCCAGAGCTTTGTAAGGATAAAATTATCTTTCACTGGACATTTACAAGAGTGCATTCACATTATATATCCATGCGATACCAGTCACTGGGACTGTCCAACTGTCATGTACAAACTGCTGCCAGCTCCTCGACGCGCATGTAGACCCCCGAGCAGAATCTACAGGAGTCAAAGGTCACATGCTTCATGGTACAAACAATAGGATGGCAAAATTTGCACCTGACACTATAAGTCATGCCTGCTGTCATAAAGTGTGCGGTCTGAATCCTTTCAAAAGGCACATGGCAAGgacacagcctccccccctccccctaagtTCAGAGGGCTTGCCAGACTGAAAATCAGGAGAGGAAGAATGAACCCTGcactattcacacacacacacacacacacacacacaaacatttctcTGCATTAGAATGTAACTTTGAATGTATTCTTTGCATCAGAATGTAAAGATTGGCCCCCTCCAAACTAAACCAGTTGGGGGTTACTGAAATAGAGTGGTTTAATGTTTATGGAAgtatatatgattttatatttttactaatTGTTGATTTGTGTTGTTGCCCATCCCGAGCATTCAGGATGGGCAGGTTATAAagacaaatatatatttatttattaaaaggacacaaaGTCTTATGAACATTCAGTTGCACTTTACAATACCATGGGGTTTTTAAAGTAATAAATTTAGTGCAGTGATTCTAAAATTCTCTGAGCAACATTCAATAGGGGACAATATGAAGCACATTCTTAATACCATTTTAGTAGGTATTTCTTATATTATGCAATACCTGATCACTAGATAAATTCCAGACTCCATTTATTTTGTCGTATACTTGCTCCTTTGGTAACAATCTTAACTGCTTGTTTTGAATTAATGCGCATCTCAGTTTAAGATCACGGTACATTTTTGATGTCTCATATGCTCTAGAAAAATATTTGTGACAAATATGAAAAATGTTAAAAACTATTTTCCCCTTTTACTATTGCAGTACTGAAAAAATAATTTGAGCAATGAAGTCATAGCTTTGagggaaagaaaagcaaaagacataatttatattttcaaaaacTATTATCTGTTGTATTTTGCAATGCCTGAATTATTATTATAAGCAATTTTGTGGTTCAAACCAGACACATTCATAATATACAGTTCTTTGTATCTAACAGTCAAATGTTCAGTCTGCAGATATTCAAATCTATGGATATGGATCGAGGCCCTACTGACAGAATGGAGACTTTTCTTCAAACTTGGGAAAAACCCAGacttgcaaaagaagaagagaagagaagagaagagaagagaagagaagagaagagaagagaagagaagagaagagaagagaagagaaggaaaaggaaaaggaaaaggaaggaaggagaacaaataaagtgggtttttaaaagaaaaacaaaatgaaaacagttgACTGCACAAGCACAGAGAATTCTCTGAATGCAGGCAAGAAGAGGagggcagaaggggaaaagaaacaatCATATGCTGCAAGGCTGCAGATGGTTGACAAGGAAAAGACAATGAAGGGCCCTTGACAGGAAAGTCTCTCCCACTATGCTTTAGAATCTCTATGcttaagaagggaaacaaatctTCAAATTCTAACAATCACCACCTCATGCCAAATGCAACACAAAGAAGAGTTCACAGTTTTTCATATAGATGACAAGTCAATTACATTTACACGTGAAATGAACATTTTTAATTCTAATAGTTTACAAATATTATGCAACCAAACCAGTTTCATTAGTACTGCATGTCTGTGAGTATCTCTTGCTTCCAAATGACACTAAGAATATTTTTATCTCAAGTACCTGTGTACAGCAATAACTGAGGTAAAAAGTCTGGGACTTCCGGGAACCACACTGGTAAATATGAATTCAAAACGAGTAGCGTTACATCTGGTTAATATATAAAGTGCTTC is a genomic window containing:
- the BBS5 gene encoding BBSome complex member BBS5, yielding MTSTADTLWEDRDVRFDISSQQMKMRAGEILIDCLDSIEDTKGNNGDKGRLLVTNLRIIWHSVALPRVNLSVGYNCFVNITTRMANSKLRGQTEALYILTRCNATRFEFIFTSVVPGSPRLFTSVIAVHRAYETSKMYRDLKLRCALIQNKQLRLLPKEQVYDKINGVWNLSSDQGNLGTFFITNVRIVWHANMNDSFNVSIPYLQIRSVKIRDSRFGLALVIESSQTTGGYVLGFKIDPPEKLQEAAKEINSLHKVYSVNPIFGVDYEMEEKPQRLEDLTVEQVQDDVEIEADEHTDAFVAYFADGNKQQDRAPVFSEELGLAIEKLKEGFTLQGLWEVMG